A single Lactuca sativa cultivar Salinas chromosome 8, Lsat_Salinas_v11, whole genome shotgun sequence DNA region contains:
- the LOC111900583 gene encoding uncharacterized protein LOC111900583, whose translation MDIVLRYVDRLGIVNERFIGVVHVLDTSSLTLKAAIDTVFSNNNLTIDQVRGQGYDGASNMSGAFNGLKSLILNENSSAHYIHCFAYQLQLVVVVVAKKHDDVEEFFEQLGLVVTVVCGSCKRKDMIREMQKERVATEIGISETETGRGLNQEISLVRAGDTRWGSHFRIIVGLLNLFSEVVVVLKYVKEEGSTLSNRNQANGILPYFKTLDFVFLLDLMLEILCLTDTLSKHLEKKIKIFWKRLR comes from the exons atggATATAGTTTTGAGATATGTTGATAGACTTGGGATTGTAAATGAAAGATTTATAGGAGTTGTTCACGTGTTGGATACATCCTCTTTAACTCTTAAAGCCGCCATCGATACCGTTTTTTCCAACAACAACTTGACTATCGATCAA GTGAGGGGGCAAGGTTATGATGGAGCAAGTAATATGAGTGGTGCATTTAACGGTTTGAAATcattgattttaaatgaaaacagTTCTGCACATTATATACATTGTTTTGCATATCAACTTCAATTAGTGGTTGTGGTGGTTGCAAAGAAACATGATGATGTTGAAGAATTCTTTGAACAACTAGGTTTGGTGGTTACTGTCGTTTGTGGGTCTTGTAAGAGAAAAGATATGATACGAGAGATGCAAAAAGAAAGAGTGGCAACCGAAATTGGTATTAGTGAAACTGAAACAGGAAGAGGGTTAAATCAAGAGATTTCTCTTGTTCGAGCTGGAGATACTAGATGGGGTTCACATTTTAGAATAATTGTAGGTTTGTTGAATTTGTTTTCAGAAGTTGTTGTTGTTCTTAAATATGTCAAAGAGGAGGGGTCTACTTTATCTAACCGTAATCAAGCAAATGGAATTTTGCCATATTTCAAAACACTTGATTTCGTATTTCTTTTAGACTTGATGTTGGAAATTTTATGCCTCACTGATACTTTGTCAAAGcatcttgaaaaaaaaatcaagatatTTTGGAAGCGGCTTCGTTAG
- the LOC111900596 gene encoding disease resistance protein Roq1 → MASSSSSPSGPAFSSAAKSWKYDVFLSFRGEDTRKTFVDHLYSALEEQGIYSYKDDITLARGESISPSLLQAIEESQIAIIVFSKNYANSTWCLDELTHIIKCRNEIGQTVMPIFYDVDPSEVRKQKRKYKEAFDTHEVENKNRIKSWGQAFVDDPWGWLSAPLEQNRKYREAAAKQELEHKTRVESWRKALVEASNISGWETTQIANGHESQGIKQIVVEISQKLYPLTSKADENLIGMAVRGQSLKSELQIESGGVLMIGIWGVGGGGKTTLASSVYREISSKFNGCCFIKNIREESSRYGLEKLQKKILSEMKVSKVGGGRSLIDNRLRRRKVLIVLDDVDHLDQLKALAGSHDWFGEGSRIIITTRDVHLLNAHRVDVMHNISLLNNDEAMKLFCKLSPQGNRPKEDYERLSKEVVSYVGGLPLALSVLGPFLCDKDIDEWKSALARLKDIPNDDIVGKLKLSFDGLTKVEKELFLDIACFFRWENKEKSMEILDACGFHPVIGVKVLIQKALITISKDGEFDMHDLVQEMGHHIVRGEHPNNPEKHTRVWKEEDAITICSMDATTELDMIEAVGLRFFVFPLEDKLPLVANGKNLRWIQWQCDIAIHLLSNFPQRTLCCLILGRGLQKQLWEGNKFLPNLKIIELWSFHNLIVTPDFCGLPNLERFILTRCFYLEEIHPSIGRLERLVFLRIAHCPRLEMFPPITQPKKLKTLEFSSCPKLFNISEIQKQNIDNLGNLDLDNSGKEVESSMECCLEEPCLPRNNMKPCLHDNLNHIGLQFFFKDIRKLDLSFCSLGDEEIFSADWELPNLEELNLRGNDFSLLSFSRLKVPRLKLLNVSYCQGLVELSELPSSIAVILADSCTSLETCGDVSNCKWLWNVSLLFGNSCGGDILLHSMLQGNAIQDHFIIVILESQIPKEFESRLFRRNTFTLHFPDDWYSDFCGFLICVVTEHISPKINILIKQGVINYYPFWLMSNEVEPESDGMRTFVGYVSFGSLRHTAFSNSSYTVISVYTNIDSYVVAKLVPRKSKAQVQTTKFATDFSEFYEQELNYGEPSFTIQDGPNSSINIIWQTPQSSRA, encoded by the exons ATggcatcttcatcatcttctccttccGGCCCAGCCTTTTCCTCTGCTGCTAAGTCATGGAAGTATGATGTTTTTCTTAGTTTTAGAGGGGAAGATACTCGCAAGACTTTTGTGGATCATCTCTACTCAGCTCTCGAAGAACAGGGGATCTACTCTTACAAGGATGACATAACACTTGCTCGGGGAGAATCGATCAGCCCTTCCCTGTTGCAGGCTATTGAAGAATCACAGATTGCCATCATCGTGTTCTCTAAAAACTATGCAAATTCGACCTGGTGCTTGGATGAACTTACACATATTATTAAATGCAGGAATGAGATAGGGCAAACTGTTATGCCCATATTTTATGACGTGGATCCCTCTGAAGTGAGAAAACAAAAACGAAAATACAAAGAAGCATTTGACACACATGAGGTGGAGAACAAGAACAGAATTAAATCTTGGGGACAAGCATTTGTTGATGACCCTTGGGGATGGCTCTCTGCACCACTCGAGCAAAATCGAAAATACAGAGAAGCTGCTGCCAAACAGGAATTGGAGCACAAGACCAGGGTTGAATCATGGAGAAAAGCACTTGTAGAGGCAAGTAACATTTCTGGATGGGAAACTACACAGATTGCCAACGG GCATGAATCACAAGGCATCAAACAAATTGTCGTCGAAATTTCACAGAAATTGTATCCACTAACTTCAAAAGCAGATGAAAACCTGATTGGAATGGCCGTACGAGGGCAAAGTTTGAAATCAGAGTTACAAATTGAGTCAGGCGGTGTTCTCATGATTGGAATATGGGGGGTTGGGGGTGGTGGTAAGACTACTCTTGCATCTTCGGTTTATAGAGAAATCTCTAGCAAGTTTAATGGTTGCTGCTTTATTAAAAATATTCGAGAGGAATCAAGCAGGTATGGGCTGGAAAAGttgcaaaaaaaaattctttcagAAATGAAAGTAAGCAAAGTTGGAGGAGGGAGATCCTTGATTGATAATAGGTTACGCCGTAGAAAGGTCTTGATTGTTCTAGATGATGTCGATCACCTCGACCAATTAAAAGCATTAGCTGGGTCACATGATTGGTTCGGTGAAGGAAGCCGAATAATTATTACAACTAGAGATGTGCATTTATTAAATGCACACAGAGTAGATGTGATGCATAATATTAGCTTATTAAACAATGATGAGGCTATGAAGCTCTTCTGCAAGCTTTCACCGCAAGGTAACAGACCTAAGGAAGATTATGAGCGGCTTTCAAAAGAAGTGGTTTCTTATGTTGGTGGGCTCCCATTAGCACTTTCAGTTCTTGGTCCTTTCCTGTGTGACAAAGATATTGATGAGTGGAAGAGTGCTTTAGCCAGATTGAAAGACATCCCAAATGATGATATTGTGGGAAAGCTAAAACTCAGTTTTGATGGACTTACAAAGGTTGAGAAAGAGTTGTTCCTTGATATTGCCTGTTTTTTTAGGTGGGAGAACAAAGAAAAGTCAATGGAGATACTTGATGCTTGTGGTTTTCATCCTGTTATAGGAGTCAAGGTGTTGATACAAAAGGCTCTCATAACTATTTCCAAAGATGGAGAGTTTGATATGCATGATCTGGTGCAAGAAATGGGACACCACATTGTTAGAGGGGAACATCCTAACAATCCTGAAAAACATACCAGAGTTTGGAAGGAGGAAGATGCTATAACAATATGCTCTATGGATGCAACGACG GAACTTGATATGATTGAAGCAGTCGGACTTCGATTCTTTGTTTTTCCACTTGAGGATAAGCTACCACTTGTTGCAAACGGGAAGAACCTTAGGTGGATTCAATGGCAATGTGATATTGCAATTCATTTGCTTAGTAACTTTCCACAAAGGACGCTCTGTTGTCTAATATTGGGTCGTGGCCTTCAAAAACAACTATGGGAGGGTAATAAG TTTCTGCCAAATTTGAAGATCATTGAACTTTGGAGTTTTCATAACCTAATCGTGACACCAGATTTTTGTGGACTTCCAAATCTTGAAAGATTCATCCTAACTAGATGTTTCTATTTAGAAGAGATTCATCCATCAATTGGACGCTTGGAAAGACTTGTTTTCTTACGTATAGCACACTGTCCCCGTCTTGAGATGTTCCCACCCATTACCCAACCAAAGAAACTTAAGACCCTTGAATTCTCAAGTTGCCCCAAACTTTTTAATATCTCAGAGATCCAGAAGCAGAACATTGACAATTTAGGGAATCTTGATTTGGATAATAGTGGGAAAGAAGTTGAATCCTCTATGGAATGTTGTTTAGAGGAGCCTTGTTTACCTCGTAACAACATGAAGCCTTGTTTGCATGACAACTTGAACCACATAGGGTTGCAGTTTTTTTTCAAGGACATAAGAAAGTTGGATCTAAGCTTTTGCAGTTTGGGAGATGAAGAAATTTTCTCTGCTGATTGGGAGTTGCCCAACTTGGAAGAACTCAATCTAAGAGGAAATGACTTTTCACTATTAAGTTTTAGTCGCTTGAAAGTTCCTCGGCTCAAACTGCTAAACGTGTCATATTGCCAAGGCCTTGTAGAATTGTCAGAGCTGCCATCAAGTATAGCTGTTATTTTGGCTGATTCTTGTACATCACTTGAAACCTGTGGAGATGTTTCAAACTGTAAATGGTTGTGGAACGTCTCGCTTCTGTTTGGGAACAGTTGTGGTGGTGACATATTACTACATTCCATGCTCCAG GGAAATGCTATTCAGGATCACTTTATCATTGTCATTCTTGAAAGTCAGATTCCAAAGGAATTTGAAAGTAGACTATTTAGGAGGAACACATTTACACTGCATTTTCCAGATGATTGGTACAGTGACTTTTGCGGGTTCTTAATATGTGTGGTCACAGAACACATTTCTCCGAAAATTAATATACTTATCAAGCAGGGGGTAATTAATTATTATCCATTTTGGCTTATGTCAAATGAAGTGGAGCCTGAATCTGATGGAATGAGGACATTTGTAGGATATGTTTCCTTTGGTTCATTGAGGCACACTGCATTTTCAAACTCATCTTACACTGTGATATCAGTTTACACAAACATAGACAGTTATGTTGTAGCTAAGCTTGTTCCTAGGAAATCTAAAGCTCAGGTCCAAACAACAAAATTCGCAACAGACTTCTCAGAATTTTACGAGCAGGAACTCAATTATGGCGAACCGTCATTTACTATCCAAGATGGTCCAAATTCTTCTATCAATATTATATGGCAAACACCCCAATCGTCGCGGGCGTAG
- the LOC128127733 gene encoding uncharacterized protein LOC128127733 yields MSSSSSSISTAVEEAKFIGSIMAKMVAYYQYRLDETSCARSKPRKSQLHRNHEAEHNCLIEDYFVDDAICDKMDAMWIKAFSPIQKCTTAIRQQRYFRKPTINDIHQLCTVHEGMHGFPGMLGSIDCMHWGWSLCPNAWHVGANNDINVLDQLPVFNDIYLGKSHDVYLFKQMGKKFKEVQESARKDVEQTFGVLNRRWQVLAIRARSYEVKMLQHVMYECIILHNMIFEDEGRGICRYNENEVFPDVEGVVVGTQEYRANKREVHNHDIHHILRADLVEYIYRAHIQPPIEFSRDDLFDESDKDSNLFFESEDSDYKSDVQENEKEYEDDNSE; encoded by the exons atgtcatcatcttcatcatccatTTCGACGGCTGTAGAGGAGGCTAAGTTTATCGGTTCCATCATGGCGAAAATGGTTGCATACTATCAATACCGACTAGACGAAACATCATGTGCACGATCTAAACCAAGAAAGTCGCAGTTGCATAGAAATCACGAAGCCGAACACAATTGTCTTATTGAGGATTACTTTGTAGATGACGCCATCTGCGAT AAAATGGATGCAATGTGGATAAAAGCTTTCTCTCCCATTCAAAAATGCACAACTGCAATTCGTCA ACAGCGATATTTTCGCAAACCAACTATCAACGATATCCACCAATTGTGCACGGTGCATGAAGGCATGCATGGATTCCCTGGAATGCTTGGTAGTATCGATTGCATGCATTGGGGTTGGTCGTTATGCCCCAACGCATGGCATG TTGGTGCAAACAATGACATCAATGTGCTAGACCAGTTGCCAGTATTCAACGATATCTACCTTGGAAAGTCGCACGATGTATACCTTTTCAAGCAAATGGG GAAAAAGTTTAAAGAGGTGCAAGAGTCAGCTAGGAAGGATGTGGAGCAAACATTTGGTGTACTTAATAGACGTTGGCAAGTACTAGCAATCAGGGCAAGGTCATATGAAGTGAAAATGTTACAACACGTAATGTATGAatgtatcatattgcataatatgatttTTGAAGACGAAGGAAGAGGGATATGTCGGTACAATGAAAATGAAGTTTTTCCAGATGTCGAAGGAGTAGTTGTTGGTACACAAGAGTATAGGGCGAATAAAAGAGAAGTACATAATCACGACATTCATCACATCCTTCGTGCTGATTTGGTGGAGTACATTTATAGGGCTCATATTCAGCCCCCGATAGAGTTTTCTCgcgatgatttgtttgatgaaTCAGACAAGGATTCTAATTTGTTCTTCGAGAGCGAAGATTCCGATTACAAGAGTGACGTTCAGGAGAATGAGAAAGAATACGAGGACGATAATTCCGAGTga
- the LOC111900598 gene encoding disease resistance protein RUN1 isoform X2, with translation MASSSSSPSAPAFSSQSWKYHVFLSFRGEDTRRNFVDHLYSALEQQGIYTYKDDETLSRGESIGPALMKAIEESQIAVIIFSENYADSSWCLDELAYIMKCKDTKSQIIIPIFYGVDPSEVRKQKRKYGEAFAKHEIENKKKAKSWGQAVIEDLWGWVFNPREQNRKYQEAFAKHELENKTKVESWRKALMDASNISGWEPKHVANGHESRFIKEIVDTISHRLLLLPSSANKNLVGMAARMQRLKLELQIGSGGVQMIGIWGVGGGGKTTLASSIYDEISSNFDGCCFVKNIREESSKNGLVSLQKKFISGVLKQKEVQELERVEEGRRMIIDRLCHRKVIIVLDDVDKLDQLEALAGSHEWFGEGSRIIITTRDEHVLNANRVDVKHNIRLLNNDEAIKLFRKHACQDYTSMEEYEQLIKEVVSYAGGLPLALAVLGSFLCDKNINEWRGALARLKEIPNDNIVETLKISFDGLTKVERELFLDIACFFRGREKDEAMEILEACGFHPVIGVKVLIQKSLITISEDGVFDMHDLVQEMGHHIVRGERPNNPEKHSRVWKEEDVAKICDIDATTELDKIEAIIMVLRFHPAKEQAQYLPSVAANMKNLWYMESFGDPAKSLFNDIPLRQLCCLILFSGSQNQLWEGCKQSSWCRMLCRGALCMSVRVFSQLARASFLKEVGSLLEQFGR, from the exons ATggcatcttcatcatcttctccttctGCTCCGGCATTTTCTTCTCAATCATGGAAGTACCATGTTTTTCTTAGCTTTAGAGGAGAAGATACTCGCAGGAATTTTGTAGATCATCTCTACTCAGCTCTTGAACAGCAAGGGATCTACACCTACAAGGACGATGAAACACTTTCTCGGGGCGAATCGATCGGCCCAGCCCTTATGAAAGCTATAGAAGAATCTCAGATTGCTGTCATCATATTCTCAGAGAACTATGCAGACTCTTCATGGTGCTTAGATGAACTTGCTTATATTATGAAATGCAAGGATACAAAAAGCCAAATCATTATCCCCATATTCTATGGTGTGGATCCCTCTGAAGTACGAAAACAAAAACGAAAATACGGAGAAGCATTTGCCAAACATGAGATAGAGAACAAGAAGAAAGCTAAATCTTGGGGACAAGCAGTTATAGAGGACCTTTGGGGATGGGTCTTTAACCCGCGAGAACAAAACCGAAAATACCAAGAAGCCTTTGCCAAACACGAGTTGGAGAACAAAACCAAGGTTGAGTCTTGGAGAAAAGCACTTATGGATGCAAGTAACATTTCTGGATGGGAACCCAAGCACGTTGCCAACGG GCATGAATCAAGGTTTATCAAAGAAATTGTTGACACAATTTCACATAGGTTGCTATTACTACCTTCAAGTGCCAATAAGAATCTGGTCGGAATGGCGGCTCGGATGCAACGTTTGAAATTAGAGTTACAAATTGGGTCAGGTGGTGTGCAGATGATTGGAATATGGGGAGTTGGGGGTGGTGGTAAGACTACTCTTGCATCTTCTATTTATGATGAAATCTCTAGCAATTTCGATGGTTGTTGCTTTGTGAAAAATATCCGGGAGGAATCAAGCAAGAATGGTTTGGTAAGCTTGCAAAAAAAATTTATTTCTGGTGTTTTGAAACAAAAGGAAGTACAGGAATTAGAGAGAGTTGAGGAAGGAAGACGCATGATAATTGATAGATTATGCCATAGAAAGGTCATTATTGTTCTTGATGATGTCGATAAGCTTGACCAACTAGAAGCGTTAGCTGGATCACATGAATGGTTTGGTGAAGGAAGCCGAATAATAATCACAACTAGAGATGAGCATGTATTAAATGCGAACAGAGTCGATGTTAAGCACAATATTAGATTGTTAAACAATGATGAAGCTATTAAGCTCTTTCGCAAGCACGCATGCCAGGATTACACATCCATGGAAGAATATGAGCAGCTTATAAAAGAGGTGGTCTCTTATGCTGGTGGGCTTCCATTAGCACTTGCAGTTCTTGGTTCATTTCTGTGTGACAAAAACATTAATGAGTGGAGGGGTGCTTTAGCCAGGCTGAAAGAGATTCCAAATGATAACATTGTGGAAACACTAAAAATCAGCTTTGATGGACTTACAAAGGTCGAGAGAGAGTTGTTCCTTGATATTGCATGTTTCTTTAGGGGGAGGGAGAAAGACGAGGCAATGGAGATACTTGAGGCTTGTGGTTTTCATCCAGTTATTGGAGTGAAGGTGTTGATACAAAAGTCTCTCATAACTATTTCAGAAGATGGAGTGTTTGATATGCATGATCTGGTGCAAGAAATGGGACACCACATTGTTAGAGGGGAACGCCCTAACAATCCTGAAAAACATAGCAGAGTTTGGAAGGAGGAAGATGTTGCAAAAATATGTGATATAGATGCAACCACG GAACTTGACAAGATTGAAGCAATTATAATGGTTTTGCGGTTTCATCCAGCAAAAGAACAAGCACAATATCTCCCTTCAGTTGCTGCAAACATGAAGAACCTTTGGTATATGGAATCGTTTGGTGATCCTGCAAAATCATTGTTTAATGACATTCCACTAAGGCAGCTCTGTTGTCTTATACTGTTCTCGGGTTCACAAAACCAACTTTGGGAGGGTTGTAAG CAATCTTCCTGGTGTAGAATGTTGTGTAGAGGAGCCTTGTGTATGTCGGTTAGGGTTTTTTCACAACTTGCAAGAGCTTCGTTTCTTAAGGAAGTTGGATCTCTGCTGGAGCAATTTGGGAGATGA
- the LOC111900598 gene encoding disease resistance protein Roq1 isoform X1 — MASSSSSPSAPAFSSQSWKYHVFLSFRGEDTRRNFVDHLYSALEQQGIYTYKDDETLSRGESIGPALMKAIEESQIAVIIFSENYADSSWCLDELAYIMKCKDTKSQIIIPIFYGVDPSEVRKQKRKYGEAFAKHEIENKKKAKSWGQAVIEDLWGWVFNPREQNRKYQEAFAKHELENKTKVESWRKALMDASNISGWEPKHVANGHESRFIKEIVDTISHRLLLLPSSANKNLVGMAARMQRLKLELQIGSGGVQMIGIWGVGGGGKTTLASSIYDEISSNFDGCCFVKNIREESSKNGLVSLQKKFISGVLKQKEVQELERVEEGRRMIIDRLCHRKVIIVLDDVDKLDQLEALAGSHEWFGEGSRIIITTRDEHVLNANRVDVKHNIRLLNNDEAIKLFRKHACQDYTSMEEYEQLIKEVVSYAGGLPLALAVLGSFLCDKNINEWRGALARLKEIPNDNIVETLKISFDGLTKVERELFLDIACFFRGREKDEAMEILEACGFHPVIGVKVLIQKSLITISEDGVFDMHDLVQEMGHHIVRGERPNNPEKHSRVWKEEDVAKICDIDATTELDKIEAIIMVLRFHPAKEQAQYLPSVAANMKNLWYMESFGDPAKSLFNDIPLRQLCCLILFSGSQNQLWEGCKLWPSLKSLRICDMYNLIMTPDFNGLPNLERFILHECPCLEEIHPSIVFLSIEQCGGLDMFPSIMGLKKLKTLSFKGHLKFVNCWRCGCSNLPGVECCVEEPCVCRLGFFHNLQELRFLRKLDLCWSNLGDEDIGSDVLEFPNLQELNLYGNKFSQLSFSCLRFPQLKWLDVSFCKELVELSELPQSIAIVIADYCDSLESLGDISNCKWLWKVSHRGDNKVGPLVGEILLDSMLQGNAIENHFISFSILHQIPKGFAGSFFRGKTFTKHPLHASWNLFDDDTFRLRLPHDWFNDFCGFLLRVVTIVRHLDIDRCNHQAGYR; from the exons ATggcatcttcatcatcttctccttctGCTCCGGCATTTTCTTCTCAATCATGGAAGTACCATGTTTTTCTTAGCTTTAGAGGAGAAGATACTCGCAGGAATTTTGTAGATCATCTCTACTCAGCTCTTGAACAGCAAGGGATCTACACCTACAAGGACGATGAAACACTTTCTCGGGGCGAATCGATCGGCCCAGCCCTTATGAAAGCTATAGAAGAATCTCAGATTGCTGTCATCATATTCTCAGAGAACTATGCAGACTCTTCATGGTGCTTAGATGAACTTGCTTATATTATGAAATGCAAGGATACAAAAAGCCAAATCATTATCCCCATATTCTATGGTGTGGATCCCTCTGAAGTACGAAAACAAAAACGAAAATACGGAGAAGCATTTGCCAAACATGAGATAGAGAACAAGAAGAAAGCTAAATCTTGGGGACAAGCAGTTATAGAGGACCTTTGGGGATGGGTCTTTAACCCGCGAGAACAAAACCGAAAATACCAAGAAGCCTTTGCCAAACACGAGTTGGAGAACAAAACCAAGGTTGAGTCTTGGAGAAAAGCACTTATGGATGCAAGTAACATTTCTGGATGGGAACCCAAGCACGTTGCCAACGG GCATGAATCAAGGTTTATCAAAGAAATTGTTGACACAATTTCACATAGGTTGCTATTACTACCTTCAAGTGCCAATAAGAATCTGGTCGGAATGGCGGCTCGGATGCAACGTTTGAAATTAGAGTTACAAATTGGGTCAGGTGGTGTGCAGATGATTGGAATATGGGGAGTTGGGGGTGGTGGTAAGACTACTCTTGCATCTTCTATTTATGATGAAATCTCTAGCAATTTCGATGGTTGTTGCTTTGTGAAAAATATCCGGGAGGAATCAAGCAAGAATGGTTTGGTAAGCTTGCAAAAAAAATTTATTTCTGGTGTTTTGAAACAAAAGGAAGTACAGGAATTAGAGAGAGTTGAGGAAGGAAGACGCATGATAATTGATAGATTATGCCATAGAAAGGTCATTATTGTTCTTGATGATGTCGATAAGCTTGACCAACTAGAAGCGTTAGCTGGATCACATGAATGGTTTGGTGAAGGAAGCCGAATAATAATCACAACTAGAGATGAGCATGTATTAAATGCGAACAGAGTCGATGTTAAGCACAATATTAGATTGTTAAACAATGATGAAGCTATTAAGCTCTTTCGCAAGCACGCATGCCAGGATTACACATCCATGGAAGAATATGAGCAGCTTATAAAAGAGGTGGTCTCTTATGCTGGTGGGCTTCCATTAGCACTTGCAGTTCTTGGTTCATTTCTGTGTGACAAAAACATTAATGAGTGGAGGGGTGCTTTAGCCAGGCTGAAAGAGATTCCAAATGATAACATTGTGGAAACACTAAAAATCAGCTTTGATGGACTTACAAAGGTCGAGAGAGAGTTGTTCCTTGATATTGCATGTTTCTTTAGGGGGAGGGAGAAAGACGAGGCAATGGAGATACTTGAGGCTTGTGGTTTTCATCCAGTTATTGGAGTGAAGGTGTTGATACAAAAGTCTCTCATAACTATTTCAGAAGATGGAGTGTTTGATATGCATGATCTGGTGCAAGAAATGGGACACCACATTGTTAGAGGGGAACGCCCTAACAATCCTGAAAAACATAGCAGAGTTTGGAAGGAGGAAGATGTTGCAAAAATATGTGATATAGATGCAACCACG GAACTTGACAAGATTGAAGCAATTATAATGGTTTTGCGGTTTCATCCAGCAAAAGAACAAGCACAATATCTCCCTTCAGTTGCTGCAAACATGAAGAACCTTTGGTATATGGAATCGTTTGGTGATCCTGCAAAATCATTGTTTAATGACATTCCACTAAGGCAGCTCTGTTGTCTTATACTGTTCTCGGGTTCACAAAACCAACTTTGGGAGGGTTGTAAG TTGTGGCCAAGTTTGAAGTCATTGAGAATTTGTGATATGTATAACCTAATCATGACACCAGATTTTAATGGACTTCCAAATCTTGAAAGATTCATTCTTCATGAATGCCCGTGTTTAGAAGAAATTCATCCATCAATTGTTTTCTTATCTATAGAACAATGTGGGGGTCTTGATATGTTTCCATCCATTATGGGATTAAAGAAACTCAAGACCCTTTCATTCAAAGGGCACCTCAAATTTGTTAATTGTTGGAGGTGTGGTTGCAGCAATCTTCCTGGTGTAGAATGTTGTGTAGAGGAGCCTTGTGTATGTCGGTTAGGGTTTTTTCACAACTTGCAAGAGCTTCGTTTCTTAAGGAAGTTGGATCTCTGCTGGAGCAATTTGGGAGATGAAGACATAGGCTCTGATGTTTTAGAGTTTCCCAACTTACAAGAACTCAATCTATACGGAAATAAGTTTTCACAGTTAAGTTTTAGTTGCTTGCGATTTCCTCAGCTCAAATGGCTCGACGTGTCATTCTGCAAAGAACTTGTAGAATTATCAGAGCTGCCACAAAGTATAGCTATTGTTATAGCGGATTATTGTGACTCGCTTGAAAGCCTTGGAGATATCTCAAACTGTAAATGGTTGTGGAAAGTCTCACATCGAGGGGACAACAAAGTAGGTCCACTTGTTGGTGAGATATTACTAGACTCCATGCTCCAG GGGAATGCTATTGAAAATCATTTTATCAGTTTTAGTATTCTGCATCAGATTCCAAAGGGGTTTGCAGGCAGTTTCTTTAGGGGGAAAACATTTACTAAGCATCCCCTACATGCTAGTTGGAACCTATTTGATGATGACACGTTTAGACTGCGTCTTCCACATGATTGGTTCAATGACTTTTGTGGGTTTTTATTACGTGTTGTTACCATTGTCAGACATCTGGATATAGATAGATGTAATCATCAAGCAGGATATAGATGA